The Gemmatimonadota bacterium genomic interval GGCGATCGTCACGGGGGTGAGCGCAGGCACGGAACGCATGTGGTACGACGGCACGAACCCCGCTATCAAGAGCGGGCGTCGCGGATATCCGTACCACCCGGGTTACGAGTTCGTGGGTCGGGTCGTCGAAATGGGCCCGGAGGTGGTGGACATCGAGGCCGGCGAGCTCGTTATCGCGATGAAGCCTCACGGAAGCCATGCGATTCTGGGTCCTGCGGATTACTGGGCGGTGCTCCCGGACGACATCTCCCCCGACGATGCGGTTGCGACCGCCTTGACCGCCACCAACCTGCACGCGCTTCATCGTGCGGGCCCGTTCGCAGGCGACGCGGTTGCCGTGATCGGGATGGGTACTCTCGGGCTCCTTTGCTGCCAGGTGCTGCGCGCCACCGGAGCGGGAGAGGTGATCGCGATCAGTCGCTCCGCGCGGAAGCGCGAGCTCGCCATCGAGTTGGGTGCGAGCCTGGCGCTCGACCCCGCCGACCCGGAGCTGACGGAACAGGTGCTCGACCGTACCGGCGATCGGGGCGTCGACGTCGCAATCGAGTGGGCAGGGGTCGACTCGGCGGTCCACACGGCGATGCGGGTCGTGCGAAATCAGGGGCGGGTCGTGGTGGGGGGCTTCCACATCGAGCACTTCTCGGTCTCGGGTGAGATCTTCTTCTCGAAGGAGATCACCGTGCACAGCGTGCGCGGCTCCGGAAGCACCGCGACGACAAGCGAGTTCAACCGCTGGAGCCGCCGTGAGAACTTCGCCGCCGCCGCGAGCCTCGTGGCGTCCGGACTCGTGGTGGGGAAGCCGCTCGTCACGCATAGGGTTGTGGCCCCCGACCTCGCGGCGGCATACGACATCGTTTCCTCGCACGACCAAGAATTCATCCAGGTCGTGCTCGACTGGACTGACTCCGTGTCGTGACGATGGCGTTCTCTTTTTTCGCCTGGACCACCATCGCGTTGGTCGTCCTCACGTGGGTGGGATACCCACTCCTCCTGCACGTGCTCGTTGCAGTCTGGGGCCGCCGAGGGACGGACATGGGGACAGACGTAGCGGACGGAAGGCCTCCGTCCCTCACCCTGCTCATTGCCGCGCACAACGAGGCGGCTGTGCTCGAGCAGAAGCTCGAGAACTCGCTGGCTCTGGATTATCCTGCGGATCGCTTGGAGATCCTCGTCGCCTCCGACGGGTCTTCCGATCGAACCGTGGAGATCGCACGATTGTTCGCCTCCAGGGACGCACGCGTGCGCGTATACGATGGTGCTGGGGCGGGCAAGACCGCGACTCAAAACGCTGCGGTGGCACTCGCGACGGGAGACATCGTCGTCTTCACGAACGCTGACACGATGCTGCAGCCGGACGCTCTCGCCTTC includes:
- a CDS encoding zinc-binding alcohol dehydrogenase, encoding MPDMVSLVLDGPRSIDMRRQAMPVLPDDSVRAEAIVTGVSAGTERMWYDGTNPAIKSGRRGYPYHPGYEFVGRVVEMGPEVVDIEAGELVIAMKPHGSHAILGPADYWAVLPDDISPDDAVATALTATNLHALHRAGPFAGDAVAVIGMGTLGLLCCQVLRATGAGEVIAISRSARKRELAIELGASLALDPADPELTEQVLDRTGDRGVDVAIEWAGVDSAVHTAMRVVRNQGRVVVGGFHIEHFSVSGEIFFSKEITVHSVRGSGSTATTSEFNRWSRRENFAAAASLVASGLVVGKPLVTHRVVAPDLAAAYDIVSSHDQEFIQVVLDWTDSVS